Part of the Paenibacillus sp. FSL R7-0273 genome is shown below.
TTTAGCCGCCGGCTAACCTCCGGTATCTCCGGCATCCGCTGCTTCTTCCTCCGAAGCAGCTACCGGAATATCCTCGCCGTATGCATTGAGCGGATTAAGCTTCAGCTGAACCAGCTTTTTGCCATTAGAGGTGGTTTCCGTCTGCTCGGTCACATAGCCTTCGCCTTCTACAGAAATGCCTACCTTGAGCAGATTAAGCACCTCCAGCGCATCGCGCAGCGACTGTCCCTTGAGGTCAGGAATCGATGCCTGTTCACCCTGTTGGCTTAGCAGATAGATTCTCTGCCCCGAAGCAAGCAGGGTCTCTGCCTCCGGATACTGGCTAACCACACTGCTTCCGCTGCCGACCGTTTCAAAGTCGAAGCCCTGCTCAATCAGCAATTTTCTGGCCTCCTGCATCGTTTTGCCGGTCAGATCGGGTGCAGAGCGCTGCGCCGAAGGTGTAGTTTTTCCGGCTGCAGAGCTACTGCCCTCTGATGTTGTAACTTTAGGCACCCCCATATACGGCAATGCCTCGGATACGATCTCTTTGAACACCGGACCTGCCGCAGCACCGCCGCCGACTGCATCGGCAGGCTCGTCAATGACAACATAGACTGCAATTTTCGGGTTATTGGCCGGTGCATATCCGAGGAAAGAAGAGCGCACCTTGTCGCGGTCATACCCGCCCTTGCCGTCAGGCTTAATAGCCGTACCCGTCTTGCCCGCTACCCGGTAGCCTTCAATGTAAGCATGACGGCCGGTTCCATGATCCAGGTCAGCAACGACCTGCTCCAGATAGCTGCTTGTTTCCCTGGCGCTTTCCTCGGATATAACCTGGCGCACCACCTCCGGCTGGGTTACGGTAGTCTTGCCGGAATTGGGATCGGTGATCTCCTTAACCACGTGCGGCACCATCAGCTTGCCGCCGTTAGCGATTGCCGACATAGCGGTCAGCTGCTGAATGGGAGTTACCTGTATCTTGCCGTGTCCGTATGCGATCGTTGCATTCTCTGAAGCATTATTCGGCGTTGGATTAACAAGACCGCTGATTTCACCCGGAAGGTCAATACCGGTAGGCTGGTTAAATCCGAAATCATCCACATATTGCAGCAGCCTTTCGGGTCCGAGCATTTCATAGCCGAGCTTGACGAAGGCCACGTTACTCGAACGCTTCACGCCTTCCAGGTAGGAGATTTCGCCATAACCGCTTCTGTTCTGGTCATACAGCGGCTTGCCGTACCCCTTGATCCGGATAGAACCGGACATGAAGGTTGCGTCCGGATTAAACAACTTCTCCTCCACCGCTCCCGCAAGCGGGACAATCTTGAACGTGGAGCCCGGTTCAAATCTTGTTTTGATAGCATGATTGAAGAAGACCCCGGGATCGGCGGCATACTTCCAGAATTCATTAGGGTTAAAGGTCGGCATGTTAGCCAGACCGAGAATTTCCATCGTATTGGGATCAGCAGCAATGACGGTTATGCTCTTAGGCTTGTACTGGTCATATGCCTTCTGCATAGCTTCTTCGATATAACGCTGAATAGTGCTGTCTATGGTTAGCTTGATATTACTGCCGTTGACCGCAGGCTGATAGGTATCCTGTGATTCCGGGAGCTTAATCCCCTTGCCGTCACTTTGGTAATAGAGCTTGCCGTTTGTACCTTGGAGCTGCTTGTTGAAATAACTTTCCATCCCCATGATGGGCTCTCCATCGCGGTTCGTATAACCTAAAATATGCGCGGCTAAAGAACCCTTCGGATAATAGCGCTTCTGCTCCGTAATCAGTCCGACTCCGGTTTCGAGGATATTATGCTTTTCCTCGAGCTCCTCATAGAAAGCCTTTACCTTATCCGCAAGCTCCTTATTAATTTTCCAGCCCTCGTTACGGATTTCACGGTTTTTGAGATATTTGCCCTTATCATCCTTGGCTTCAACCAGCTTCTTCAGTTCATCCTCCGGTTTGCCCAGCAGCTCATGAAGCCCTTCGATAACCTCAGCTCCAATCCCCCGCTCGGCAATCACCTCGGGATTCACAACTACCGTGTACGCCGGCACATCACTGGCCAGAATACTTCCGTTACGGTCTTCGATCGTCCCCCGCTTCGCTTTGAGGACTGAGGTATGGGCCCATTGGGTAATGGCCTTCTCATGCCAGAAATCATTCTGCATTACCTGAATCCAGAATACCCGGACGACTAAAACAAGAAAAAAGAGGGTAATACACCCTCCTATAAACAGCGTGCGAAGTTTAATTCTCTTTACCATAAGGAAACCTCACAAACTCTATTATTGCGGCTTTATCCGCCGCTAATTGTCGTTTTCGTCAGCTGCCTTACTGTTCGCGGACACGTAAATCGCAGAATCTTCAGGCGGCTGGATGTATCCCAGCTTCTTGGCCTTCTCGGCTACCTGCTGCTCCAGCGTCTGCTTCTCCATCTGATAAGTGGCAATTTGCTTCTGTGTTTCGGCAATTTTGCTATCCAGCCTCTGGGCCTGCAGGTTCAAATCATAAATGTGGACGTAACGCCAAATCAGGGCGACAGCCACCAGCACAAATGCCGCCAGTGTCAGCATATAGAGCAGCTTCTCCTGGACAGGCAGTACCATCCGTCTGGTAACGACTTTCGTCTTCTCGCGGTAAAGCGGGTTTACCTCTTGTTTTCTCTTAGGTTGAACTGCTAAATTGCCGCGGGTATAGGCCATCTCTCTGACTCTCCTTTATCGTCGTTTTATTATAACTTCTCTGCAACGCGCAGCTTTGCGGAACGGGCGCGCGGGTTGTGCTCAAGCTCCTCCTCGGAAGGCACAAGCGGCTTACGGTTCACCAGCTTCAGCTTGCCTTCAGCGCCGCATACGCAAAACGGAAAGTCAGGCGGACAGGTACATCTGCTTAAGTAGCTGCTGAAAATCTGCTTGCAGATCCGGTCTTCCAGTGAGTGGAAGGTAATGACAGAGACTCTTCCCTGAGGTGCAAGGCAGCGTACAGCCCCATGCAGCCCCTCTTCAAATGCGCCCAGTTCGTCATTCACAGCAATTCTAAGCGCCTGAAAGCTGCGTTTAGCCGGATGGCCTCCTGTTCTTCGGGCAGCTGCCGGAATCCCTTCCTTGATCAGCTCTACCAGCTCACCGGTATTTTTAACCGGCTGCTCCTCGCGTCTTTCCACAATTTTGCGGGCAATCCGCCGCGAGAATTTCTCTTCCCCGTACTGGAAAAGCACCCTGGCAATTTCCTGCTCAGGCCATGTGTTGATAATTTCGGCTGCAGTCAGCTCTGCGGACTGGTCCATCCGCATATCAAGCGGGGCATCGTGATTGTAGCTGAATCCCCGTTCCCCTTCATCAAACTGGGGTGAAGATACGCCGAGATCAAACAAAATGCCGTCCACCTGCGGAACCCCGTCCGCCTGCGGTACAAACGGCAGCGTCCTCAGCACCTGTTCCAGGTCACGGAAGTTGGTCTTAACCGTCACTACCTTCTCGCCGTATTCAGCAAGGCGTTCCTTGGCATTATCCAGGGCCCAATCATCCTGATCCAGACAGATCAGCCGGCCGCTGCCGCTAAGCTTGGACGCAATCAGCGAGCTGTGCCCTGCTCCTCCAAGTGTACAGTCGACATATATGCCATCCTCTTTGATGTGCAGCCCCTCTGTCGCTTCTTCCTTAAGCACCGTGATGTGGTGAAACAAGCTGCATCCCTCCAGGGCAGTATTCGAATTGTGTATGTGTGTTATAGGTCAAAATTGAAATCCACCAGCTTCTCGGCAATTTCGTTGAACGATTCCTCTGACTGCTCGAAGTACTGCTCCCATAGCTCTTTGTTCCAGATTTCCACCCGGTTCGAAACGCCCAGAATAACACAGTCCTTGTCCAGCTTGGCATACTGCCGCAAATTCCCCGGCAGATTAACCCTGCCTTGCTTGTCCCATACACATTCCGTCGCTCCCGAGAAAAAGAAGCGGCTGAAGGCACGGGCATCCGATTTCATCAGCGAAAGGCTTTTGAGCTTTTGCTCCATGATTCCCCATTCTTCCATGGGATAAACAAACAGGCAGGAATCGAGGCCGCGGGTCGCCACGAATGAGGCTCCGAGCAATTCACGGAATTTAGCCGGGATAATGATCCGGCCCTTGTCGTCAATGCTATGCTGGAACTCCCCCATGAACATCGGCTTCCCCACTCCCTGTTACCAATTCCCCACTTTACCCCACTTTACACCACCTAAGCATAATAGATTCGCCATTAAAAATCAAAAACCTTTTTCACACCCGAGGTAATTTTTTCTTGTTTGTCAAGTCATCCTTTTAACGAATATTCCAGCCTTTAACGTTTGCTTTACAGGCTCAAAATCCGCAAATAATAAAAATACAAGCGTGAAGCACCAGGAAAAAGGGTACATAATATCTTGAATCGTAATTAAGTTAAGACTAAAGTCGGACATTCTCAGGAGGAACAGCATGGGAAAATATATCGGAGTTGTAAATCAGGTAAGTCATAAAAGGGTTGCAGACAGCTGTAACGGTTTATCAGCGTGCAAAGCCCATAAACAGCAAAATGCCCGGGCCGCTGCATGGCTCCCGGACATTTTGCTAATTGATACACAATCTAATTAGTCATTCAGATTCCAGCTGTCTAGATATTCGACCTGTGCCGGAGTCAGGCTGTCAATTGAAATCCCCAGGCTTTCCAGCTTATAGCGGGCTACCTGCTCATCCAGCTCGTAAGGGACATTTTCCACTTTAACTCCGATGTTATTGTAATTGTCATTTACATATTTGAGCGACAGAGCCTGCAGCGCAAAAGTAGTATCCATAATTTCTGCCGGATGGCCGTCTGCAGCCCCGAGGTTGACCAGTCTGCCTTCTGCCAGCAGGTACAGCTTACGGCCGTCCTTCAGCTGATACTCCTC
Proteins encoded:
- a CDS encoding penicillin-binding transpeptidase domain-containing protein produces the protein MVKRIKLRTLFIGGCITLFFLVLVVRVFWIQVMQNDFWHEKAITQWAHTSVLKAKRGTIEDRNGSILASDVPAYTVVVNPEVIAERGIGAEVIEGLHELLGKPEDELKKLVEAKDDKGKYLKNREIRNEGWKINKELADKVKAFYEELEEKHNILETGVGLITEQKRYYPKGSLAAHILGYTNRDGEPIMGMESYFNKQLQGTNGKLYYQSDGKGIKLPESQDTYQPAVNGSNIKLTIDSTIQRYIEEAMQKAYDQYKPKSITVIAADPNTMEILGLANMPTFNPNEFWKYAADPGVFFNHAIKTRFEPGSTFKIVPLAGAVEEKLFNPDATFMSGSIRIKGYGKPLYDQNRSGYGEISYLEGVKRSSNVAFVKLGYEMLGPERLLQYVDDFGFNQPTGIDLPGEISGLVNPTPNNASENATIAYGHGKIQVTPIQQLTAMSAIANGGKLMVPHVVKEITDPNSGKTTVTQPEVVRQVISEESARETSSYLEQVVADLDHGTGRHAYIEGYRVAGKTGTAIKPDGKGGYDRDKVRSSFLGYAPANNPKIAVYVVIDEPADAVGGGAAAGPVFKEIVSEALPYMGVPKVTTSEGSSSAAGKTTPSAQRSAPDLTGKTMQEARKLLIEQGFDFETVGSGSSVVSQYPEAETLLASGQRIYLLSQQGEQASIPDLKGQSLRDALEVLNLLKVGISVEGEGYVTEQTETTSNGKKLVQLKLNPLNAYGEDIPVAASEEEAADAGDTGG
- the rsmH gene encoding 16S rRNA (cytosine(1402)-N(4))-methyltransferase RsmH; protein product: MFHHITVLKEEATEGLHIKEDGIYVDCTLGGAGHSSLIASKLSGSGRLICLDQDDWALDNAKERLAEYGEKVVTVKTNFRDLEQVLRTLPFVPQADGVPQVDGILFDLGVSSPQFDEGERGFSYNHDAPLDMRMDQSAELTAAEIINTWPEQEIARVLFQYGEEKFSRRIARKIVERREEQPVKNTGELVELIKEGIPAAARRTGGHPAKRSFQALRIAVNDELGAFEEGLHGAVRCLAPQGRVSVITFHSLEDRICKQIFSSYLSRCTCPPDFPFCVCGAEGKLKLVNRKPLVPSEEELEHNPRARSAKLRVAEKL
- the mraZ gene encoding division/cell wall cluster transcriptional repressor MraZ yields the protein MFMGEFQHSIDDKGRIIIPAKFRELLGASFVATRGLDSCLFVYPMEEWGIMEQKLKSLSLMKSDARAFSRFFFSGATECVWDKQGRVNLPGNLRQYAKLDKDCVILGVSNRVEIWNKELWEQYFEQSEESFNEIAEKLVDFNFDL